In Kordiimonas sp. SCSIO 12610, the following are encoded in one genomic region:
- a CDS encoding ABC transporter permease yields the protein MKLLEQIWVVIIMNLRSIPQRMGMSLATIFAVAAVVGVLLFFLAMGNGFKDTLEGAGSENIAVVTRVGSQSEINSVLSREQINLMSNAPGVARNNEGTPIYSGELYVIVDGYKKTNGSKVNIPMRGLSTDGFSLRDNVAITEGRVFTPGRNELIVGESVLKQFSGFELGKKITFGKTTWEVVGVFSTGGSAFDSELWADTRTVQDQFRRGNSFQTMRIQLETPGDVQSLVDYAEADPRLNIKIETEADYFSAQGDALNNIVYFGWGISIIMGMGALAGALNTMYTSVAARAGEIATLRAIGFSNISAFFGTVAEAIILALIGGAAGIAIIYLMVDGTSTATIGSSFTQVVFSFTLSSELLQQGFWLALSIGMIGGFFPAFRAARMPVVTAFE from the coding sequence ATGAAACTATTAGAACAAATCTGGGTCGTCATTATCATGAATTTACGCAGCATCCCTCAGCGAATGGGAATGTCGCTCGCCACCATTTTCGCGGTTGCTGCTGTTGTCGGCGTTCTGTTGTTTTTCCTAGCAATGGGGAATGGTTTTAAGGATACTTTAGAGGGTGCTGGATCAGAAAATATAGCTGTTGTAACGCGCGTTGGATCGCAATCAGAGATCAATAGCGTTTTATCCCGCGAGCAGATAAATTTAATGTCTAATGCCCCCGGTGTCGCAAGAAACAATGAGGGAACCCCCATATATTCTGGCGAACTCTATGTGATTGTCGATGGGTATAAGAAAACCAATGGCTCAAAAGTAAACATTCCCATGCGCGGCCTTTCAACCGATGGATTTTCCCTGCGTGACAATGTGGCTATTACCGAAGGGCGCGTTTTCACGCCCGGGCGTAACGAATTAATTGTTGGGGAAAGCGTACTCAAGCAGTTTTCCGGTTTTGAACTGGGCAAGAAAATAACATTCGGAAAAACCACATGGGAGGTTGTTGGCGTCTTCTCAACAGGTGGGTCTGCTTTTGATAGCGAACTATGGGCGGACACGCGAACAGTACAGGATCAATTCCGACGCGGTAACAGTTTCCAGACCATGCGGATTCAGTTGGAAACACCTGGCGATGTGCAATCCCTTGTGGATTATGCTGAGGCCGATCCGAGGCTGAATATCAAAATCGAAACCGAAGCAGACTATTTCTCTGCGCAAGGTGATGCGTTGAATAATATTGTTTATTTTGGTTGGGGTATCAGCATCATAATGGGCATGGGCGCGCTCGCAGGCGCATTAAACACCATGTATACCTCTGTTGCGGCACGGGCAGGCGAAATTGCAACCCTGCGCGCGATTGGATTTTCAAACATTTCAGCATTTTTTGGAACGGTGGCTGAGGCAATAATCCTCGCGCTGATCGGCGGCGCGGCAGGAATAGCCATAATTTACCTGATGGTTGACGGCACGAGTACGGCCACTATCGGCTCCAGCTTCACACAGGTTGTTTTCAGCTTCACCTTATCGAGCGAGCTGTTACAGCAGGGCTTTTGGCTCGCATTATCAATCGGCATGATCGGCGGATTTTTTCCTGCGTTCCGGGCGGCCCGAATGCCCGTTGTAACCGCCTTTGAATAA
- a CDS encoding alkaline phosphatase gives MTTKHFSPNRRAVLAGIGATFGAIALRGHEIMADAAAHFTHGIASGDPLSDRVIIWTRVIPGSGENTNIDGTWEVAKDKAFKSVVSKGGFTTGADRDYTVKIDATGLAPNTKYYYRFVSQAIKSPIGRTKTLPVGQTDKVNFAVVSCSNYPQGYFNVYGEIAKRDVDAVIHLGDYIYEYADGVYSNPEAVKKGRKVQPTHEITKLEDYRMRYGLYRTDKDLQAIHQAHPFINVWDDHEISNDTWKDGAENHNEGEGPFDARRRAAIQAFYEWIPIRENDPELTGEIYRTFNFGDLASLIMMDTRLIGRDEQLSYQKDLPFRKIPFDFSDPENPKALLSADAFKAANKATIKEIQVPFDLTKGQPVPVTDWSKIKSFDPQNLPKGLSYIPDAETFKRDILGNEKRSILGEKQEKWLAQELAATKSRPWQILGQQLLMGKINVPKLDPKDIDVEKSKYLTEQQIGFFRILEQLNLPLNLDAWDGYHACRERVFGMIKKHGSNCISIAGDTHNAWAFDLSNDAGEAIAVELATPGVSSPGMEAYLPVETSILTKAMLDKNPELKYLNGKDRGWMEIALTQEEVTSNWYYVSTVLETTYDVIDGPTLIVKNGAHKIG, from the coding sequence ATGACAACCAAACACTTTTCTCCTAACAGACGGGCCGTACTCGCTGGTATCGGTGCAACATTCGGTGCGATTGCACTGAGGGGGCATGAAATTATGGCTGACGCAGCTGCACATTTCACGCACGGTATCGCCAGTGGTGACCCGTTATCGGACCGCGTGATTATATGGACCCGCGTCATCCCAGGCAGCGGCGAAAACACAAACATCGATGGCACATGGGAAGTGGCGAAGGATAAAGCTTTCAAATCCGTTGTCTCAAAAGGTGGGTTCACCACTGGTGCAGACCGTGATTATACAGTTAAAATCGATGCAACGGGCCTTGCGCCTAATACAAAGTATTATTATCGCTTCGTGTCACAAGCTATCAAAAGTCCGATTGGGCGCACAAAAACATTACCTGTCGGACAAACTGACAAGGTTAATTTTGCTGTTGTTTCATGCTCCAATTATCCCCAAGGCTATTTCAATGTGTACGGTGAGATCGCGAAACGTGATGTTGATGCGGTCATTCACTTAGGCGACTATATTTATGAGTATGCAGACGGTGTTTATTCAAACCCAGAGGCTGTTAAAAAAGGCCGCAAAGTTCAGCCAACCCACGAAATAACCAAGCTTGAAGATTACCGCATGCGGTACGGCCTCTACAGAACCGACAAAGACCTTCAGGCAATTCATCAGGCCCATCCGTTCATTAATGTGTGGGATGATCATGAAATATCAAATGACACATGGAAAGATGGTGCGGAAAACCATAACGAAGGTGAAGGACCATTTGATGCCCGCAGGCGTGCTGCCATTCAGGCTTTCTATGAATGGATTCCAATCCGTGAAAACGACCCGGAACTCACTGGCGAAATCTACCGCACCTTCAATTTTGGCGATCTTGCTTCGCTCATCATGATGGATACACGTCTGATTGGGCGTGACGAACAATTATCATATCAAAAAGACCTTCCTTTCCGGAAAATTCCCTTTGATTTTAGTGATCCGGAAAATCCAAAGGCTTTACTAAGCGCTGATGCCTTTAAGGCTGCTAACAAGGCAACAATCAAAGAAATTCAAGTTCCTTTTGACCTCACAAAAGGCCAACCGGTCCCTGTAACCGATTGGTCAAAGATCAAATCTTTCGACCCGCAAAACCTACCCAAAGGCCTAAGCTACATTCCAGACGCAGAAACCTTCAAGCGTGACATATTGGGGAATGAAAAACGCAGTATCTTGGGCGAGAAACAAGAAAAATGGCTAGCGCAGGAATTAGCCGCCACAAAGTCACGTCCGTGGCAAATCCTCGGGCAACAGTTATTAATGGGTAAAATCAATGTTCCTAAACTGGACCCGAAAGACATCGATGTCGAGAAGTCGAAATATTTGACTGAGCAACAAATCGGATTTTTCCGCATTCTTGAACAGTTGAACCTGCCGCTTAACCTTGATGCATGGGATGGTTACCATGCTTGCCGCGAGCGCGTGTTTGGAATGATTAAGAAACACGGAAGCAATTGTATCTCAATCGCGGGGGACACCCACAACGCATGGGCTTTTGATCTTTCGAACGATGCGGGTGAAGCGATCGCGGTTGAGCTTGCAACGCCTGGGGTTTCATCACCCGGCATGGAAGCCTATTTACCAGTTGAGACATCAATTCTGACCAAAGCAATGCTCGATAAGAACCCGGAACTGAAGTACCTCAACGGCAAAGATCGTGGCTGGATGGAAATCGCACTGACGCAAGAGGAAGTGACATCCAATTGGTATTATGTGTCAACCGTTCTTGAAACCACCTATGACGTGATTGATGGCCCGACCCTCATAGTGAAAAATGGTGCCCATAAAATCGGTTGA
- a CDS encoding EAL domain-containing protein, with product MTQIPFRFMGYAYCMGDLLIELDTAYKIINIDGAVNSMLGSDQVLKMGDDFTQSLSDTSKHKVLAATKVLTGHNRVGPLDIEICFEMSDGIGGKAMAVRKFIGFFSHIPLKSDRYYLALTRPSKYGTNVPSKKIGDVADSDQRSDFFEQLENVFDGEAAADNVLVTVFDDDNQEHSAREQREIQNCLSSFSLGGNHAAILADGKYAVVREKGQPALSKDVITKEIEKTTGIQLNSATLDASEMVINSEDGMRAMIFGLQQFADNVEEFNAQAFETNGTQLLEEASKKVQEFRSIIEGDKFSLVFQPIVDLKTGDTHHFEALARFQHLGLSKSPFETIVFAEQTGLIDEFDLAILDKALEKLIELEKRKSLKKIAINVSGKSISRISFVNRLMSRLEKMRRFSEVLAIELTESTVISDIKATADAVKRIRKYGYKVYLDDFGAGASGFQYLKKLKVDALKIDGDYIKDALSSREDRAFLNAMVTLCKELGIKTVAEWVETDQHAKLMTEMGVDYGQGYYFGMPQASMIGAGRIHKAS from the coding sequence ATGACGCAAATACCTTTCAGATTTATGGGCTACGCTTATTGTATGGGCGACCTTTTGATTGAATTGGATACAGCGTACAAGATTATCAATATTGATGGGGCTGTTAACTCAATGCTTGGTTCTGATCAGGTGTTGAAAATGGGTGACGACTTTACCCAGTCACTTTCTGACACTTCTAAGCACAAAGTTCTGGCGGCTACAAAAGTTCTTACAGGGCATAATCGTGTCGGACCACTTGATATAGAAATTTGCTTTGAAATGTCAGATGGTATCGGCGGGAAAGCCATGGCGGTACGCAAGTTTATCGGTTTTTTCTCACACATTCCGCTAAAGAGTGACCGATATTATCTCGCGTTAACGCGGCCATCTAAGTACGGTACAAATGTACCCTCAAAGAAAATCGGTGATGTGGCTGATAGTGATCAGCGATCAGATTTTTTTGAGCAGTTAGAAAATGTTTTCGACGGCGAAGCCGCGGCGGACAATGTTCTTGTTACCGTTTTTGACGATGATAATCAGGAACACAGCGCGCGTGAGCAGCGTGAAATTCAGAATTGTTTATCCAGTTTCTCATTGGGCGGGAATCATGCAGCAATTCTTGCTGACGGTAAATATGCGGTTGTTCGGGAAAAAGGGCAGCCTGCTCTTTCCAAAGATGTCATCACGAAGGAAATTGAGAAAACAACAGGAATACAGTTAAATTCGGCAACGCTTGATGCATCTGAGATGGTGATCAATAGTGAAGATGGTATGCGGGCTATGATTTTTGGCCTTCAGCAATTCGCGGATAATGTTGAAGAATTTAACGCACAAGCGTTTGAGACAAACGGCACTCAGCTTCTTGAGGAAGCCTCTAAAAAAGTACAAGAATTTCGCAGTATTATCGAAGGTGACAAATTCAGCCTTGTGTTTCAGCCCATTGTTGATCTGAAAACAGGTGATACACATCATTTTGAGGCTCTGGCTCGTTTCCAGCATTTGGGCTTATCCAAATCTCCATTCGAAACGATTGTTTTTGCAGAACAAACAGGCTTGATCGACGAGTTTGATCTGGCAATTTTGGATAAGGCGCTTGAAAAACTTATTGAACTCGAGAAAAGAAAAAGCCTGAAAAAAATAGCCATCAATGTTTCGGGTAAATCAATTTCGAGAATAAGTTTTGTTAATCGTTTGATGTCCCGGCTTGAAAAAATGCGGCGTTTTAGTGAGGTTCTCGCTATAGAATTAACAGAGTCCACAGTGATCAGTGATATTAAGGCAACTGCTGACGCTGTTAAGAGAATTCGTAAATATGGCTATAAAGTCTATTTGGACGATTTTGGCGCGGGGGCATCTGGGTTTCAGTATCTGAAAAAGTTGAAAGTTGATGCGCTTAAAATTGATGGTGATTATATCAAAGATGCTCTGAGTTCACGGGAAGATCGCGCGTTTTTAAATGCAATGGTGACCCTCTGCAAAGAATTAGGCATCAAAACAGTAGCAGAGTGGGTAGAAACTGATCAGCATGCCAAACTCATGACCGAAATGGGTGTTGATTACGGACAAGGCTACTATTTTGGTATGCCCCAAGCGTCGATGATTGGGGCAGGACGTATCCATAAAGCATCCTGA
- a CDS encoding ABC transporter permease, with protein MGDVYLIFKNITRKKLRLILTLFATFIAFMIYGVMTSFQSALDAGVELSADDRLVVVNKINFTQSLPISYVNRIQNIDGIVGISHQNWFGGYYQEPQNAMPIFAVQQETFFDVYDELVMPEEQKEAWLKNRQGLLVGEKAAQNFGWKVGDRIPISSNIFSKKSGGSTWDFDVVAIYSAVDPQIDTSGVYFHFKYFDEARTFGQNTIGLIGVRTADPSLNEQVIAAIDDQFANSPFETETVPEKAFTKAFIEQIGNIGLIITFVVLAAFFIILVIVGNSMALAIRERTNEIAVMKTLGFQSGRIFRMVLGESLITALIGGGLGLFMATVLITAVSEALPQFPTLIIDGPIILEAIAIMLGLGLVTGIIPAVSALRLNIVTALSR; from the coding sequence ATGGGCGATGTATATTTAATATTTAAAAACATCACCCGTAAAAAACTACGGCTGATCTTAACCCTGTTTGCCACTTTCATTGCCTTTATGATCTACGGTGTCATGACCTCGTTTCAAAGTGCTTTGGACGCTGGGGTCGAACTATCGGCTGATGATAGGCTTGTGGTGGTGAATAAAATCAACTTCACGCAATCGCTTCCAATTTCCTATGTAAACCGCATTCAAAATATCGACGGCATCGTTGGTATTTCACATCAGAACTGGTTCGGTGGATATTATCAGGAACCACAAAATGCGATGCCAATATTTGCAGTTCAGCAAGAAACTTTCTTCGATGTATATGATGAACTTGTCATGCCAGAAGAGCAAAAAGAGGCATGGCTCAAGAACCGCCAAGGCTTGCTGGTTGGGGAAAAGGCTGCCCAGAATTTTGGCTGGAAGGTTGGTGATCGTATTCCAATCTCATCAAACATTTTCTCGAAAAAATCCGGTGGTAGCACTTGGGATTTTGACGTTGTAGCGATCTACAGCGCCGTCGATCCACAGATAGATACAAGTGGCGTATATTTCCATTTCAAATACTTTGATGAAGCAAGAACATTTGGTCAGAATACAATTGGCTTAATTGGTGTTCGTACCGCTGACCCGAGCCTAAATGAACAGGTTATAGCAGCAATCGATGACCAGTTTGCAAATTCACCATTTGAAACAGAAACAGTGCCGGAAAAGGCATTCACCAAAGCTTTTATCGAACAAATCGGTAATATTGGCCTGATCATCACCTTTGTGGTTTTGGCTGCATTCTTCATCATTTTGGTTATCGTTGGCAATTCTATGGCCTTGGCGATACGAGAGCGTACAAACGAAATTGCTGTTATGAAAACACTTGGTTTTCAGTCAGGTCGCATTTTCAGGATGGTGCTCGGTGAATCGCTGATAACAGCTCTTATTGGTGGTGGCCTGGGTCTCTTCATGGCAACGGTCTTAATCACCGCAGTTTCGGAAGCATTACCTCAATTCCCAACACTGATAATTGACGGTCCAATCATTCTGGAGGCCATCGCCATTATGCTGGGCCTTGGGCTCGTAACCGGGATCATTCCCGCTGTATCTGCGCTTCGATTAAACATCGTAACAGCGCTCTCAAGATAA
- a CDS encoding peptidylprolyl isomerase: protein MNDTMRNGLLWISIATGIILILVGSMAELPPLSKSLTSKDETTLGYVHGVPVSKSLYRTIKGEEADATDPQKVERFLSEQILIENALEQGVISRDPVLREAVLEVMREFVVSEQKIVKPTDQQLRELYALTVADYTPPVRYQVRTLQISNDDLAPDPVFEGENTSRFLPLGILRRSLGNDVVEQILTMESGDVVSLERENGAVFVKLDGIRRNDAPAFETIRNRVEEAWYIQEEEKAFDAYLKSLFSQSQAQNIQE, encoded by the coding sequence ATGAACGATACGATGCGCAATGGGTTGCTTTGGATAAGTATTGCAACTGGTATCATACTTATACTGGTTGGAAGTATGGCGGAATTACCGCCCTTAAGCAAGAGTTTAACATCAAAGGATGAAACGACCCTTGGGTATGTGCATGGGGTTCCTGTCTCCAAGAGCCTGTATCGAACGATAAAAGGTGAAGAAGCAGACGCAACTGACCCCCAGAAAGTAGAGCGTTTTTTAAGCGAGCAAATTTTGATAGAAAACGCTTTAGAACAAGGAGTTATATCGCGTGATCCTGTTTTGCGTGAAGCTGTTCTTGAGGTCATGCGCGAGTTTGTTGTCTCTGAGCAGAAGATCGTAAAACCCACAGATCAACAACTTCGCGAATTGTATGCTTTAACTGTTGCTGATTATACGCCGCCAGTACGATATCAGGTAAGGACGCTACAAATTTCAAATGATGACCTTGCGCCGGACCCTGTTTTCGAAGGTGAAAATACAAGTCGTTTCCTACCACTTGGTATATTGAGGCGTAGTTTGGGTAATGATGTCGTTGAACAAATACTAACGATGGAAAGCGGTGATGTGGTCTCTCTGGAACGCGAAAATGGTGCAGTATTTGTGAAGCTAGATGGTATTCGCCGGAACGACGCGCCGGCATTTGAAACCATCAGGAACCGTGTGGAAGAGGCCTGGTACATACAGGAAGAAGAGAAGGCTTTTGATGCGTATCTGAAGTCATTGTTTAGTCAGTCACAAGCTCAGAATATTCAAGAGTAA
- a CDS encoding TetR/AcrR family transcriptional regulator yields the protein MEEKPKRADVTRAALIRAAEKLIATKGLADVSTREILRTAGQRNQSALQYHFGSKNGLIRAAINERTLLIDEKRIEMLDALGENPSLTDLLDVFIRPLAELAEHEDAGVDYVIFLSQAITRPDFSLDRAIEEIGITGLKKAYSMLDDMLTDLTPAEIKVRRTILFDLSVITIKHWCLQDKPKKTINEILHLLNVTSKELFLA from the coding sequence ATGGAAGAGAAACCAAAACGTGCAGACGTAACACGCGCTGCTTTAATTCGTGCCGCGGAGAAACTCATTGCAACTAAGGGGCTTGCTGACGTTTCAACAAGGGAAATTTTACGAACTGCGGGGCAAAGAAATCAATCGGCTTTACAATATCATTTCGGTTCAAAAAACGGCCTTATCCGGGCGGCAATTAATGAACGAACCCTGCTAATCGACGAAAAACGCATTGAAATGCTGGACGCGCTTGGAGAAAATCCTAGCCTTACAGATTTGCTTGATGTCTTTATCAGGCCGCTTGCGGAACTTGCAGAGCATGAAGACGCTGGTGTTGATTATGTGATCTTTTTATCGCAGGCAATCACAAGGCCTGATTTTAGTCTTGATCGAGCCATCGAAGAGATTGGCATAACGGGCCTCAAGAAAGCCTATAGCATGCTTGATGATATGCTAACAGATCTGACACCTGCAGAGATAAAAGTAAGGCGAACGATTTTGTTCGACCTGTCAGTGATTACCATTAAACACTGGTGCCTTCAGGATAAGCCGAAGAAAACAATCAATGAAATACTGCATTTGTTGAATGTTACATCGAAAGAGCTTTTCTTAGCATAA
- a CDS encoding amidohydrolase family protein encodes MKFKYLVSAALAVTLSFTTIAQDKKALVGGRLIDGFGHRPIDNSVILINGDTIEKVGQVDTLEVPAGYEVISTEGMDVLPGLWEAHAHLMLNGHSDYSHWHPTYKDRLADEIMPASAVQLLLAGITSARDLGAPLDASVSVKKRVESGEIPGPRLFMSGPFIQHRAYPNTEFYRWGIDGVKDARAKVNKLADAGMDIIKLIDHDNMSLEEAQAVVDEAHKRGLKVVAHSHRPNEIRRGLEIGVDNFEHTGLTTAPAYPDDVIKMLKERTATGRIAGGPLFWTPTVEGLWNYKLTVDNPEKLDGTCWHRGLKPDTIADIKQSIRKPGQFAYSQLVPLRRPTLKNKIAQLREAGVVFMVGTDSGIPMKFHCQSTWNEMAAWVDVFGISAMETIRGATYWPSVMMGVSDKQGTVSAGKYADIIAVKGDVLRYINLLQNVDMVMKGGTVYKINGQPVEENL; translated from the coding sequence ATGAAGTTCAAATATTTAGTATCGGCTGCGCTTGCGGTCACCTTATCATTCACAACAATAGCACAGGATAAAAAAGCACTCGTTGGTGGGCGATTGATCGATGGCTTTGGGCATCGACCGATCGATAATAGTGTGATTTTAATCAACGGGGATACGATCGAAAAGGTTGGTCAGGTTGACACGCTCGAAGTGCCCGCCGGATATGAAGTGATCTCTACAGAAGGTATGGATGTGTTGCCGGGCTTGTGGGAAGCCCATGCGCATCTAATGTTAAATGGTCACTCAGATTATAGCCATTGGCATCCGACCTATAAGGACCGACTAGCGGACGAAATTATGCCTGCAAGTGCGGTGCAATTATTGCTCGCCGGCATTACATCTGCGCGCGATCTTGGCGCACCGTTAGACGCTTCTGTTTCGGTAAAAAAGCGTGTTGAAAGCGGTGAAATACCGGGCCCGCGCTTGTTTATGTCCGGGCCGTTTATCCAGCACAGAGCTTATCCAAACACTGAATTTTACCGGTGGGGTATTGATGGTGTTAAGGATGCACGAGCGAAAGTGAATAAGCTTGCAGACGCAGGCATGGATATTATCAAATTGATCGATCATGATAATATGTCCCTTGAGGAGGCGCAGGCTGTTGTGGATGAGGCGCACAAGCGCGGCCTTAAGGTGGTTGCGCATTCGCACCGCCCAAATGAAATCCGCAGAGGTCTGGAAATTGGCGTTGATAATTTTGAGCATACAGGGCTAACAACCGCACCCGCCTACCCGGATGATGTGATTAAAATGTTGAAGGAACGCACCGCAACAGGCCGGATAGCAGGTGGCCCCTTGTTCTGGACGCCAACAGTTGAAGGGCTTTGGAACTATAAGCTGACTGTAGATAATCCTGAAAAGCTTGACGGCACATGCTGGCACCGTGGTTTGAAGCCGGACACAATTGCGGATATCAAGCAATCGATCAGGAAGCCTGGCCAGTTTGCTTACTCGCAGCTTGTTCCACTGCGCCGTCCAACGCTTAAGAACAAGATTGCCCAGCTCCGTGAAGCGGGTGTTGTCTTTATGGTAGGAACCGACAGCGGTATCCCAATGAAATTCCACTGCCAAAGCACATGGAACGAAATGGCAGCATGGGTTGATGTGTTTGGGATTTCCGCGATGGAAACAATTCGCGGTGCGACTTACTGGCCGTCTGTTATGATGGGCGTGTCCGATAAGCAGGGGACAGTATCAGCCGGTAAATATGCGGATATCATTGCGGTAAAGGGTGATGTGCTTCGTTATATCAACCTTTTGCAAAATGTGGATATGGTGATGAAAGGTGGTACAGTTTATAAAATAAACGGTCAGCCGGTTGAGGAAAATCTTTAA
- a CDS encoding ABC transporter ATP-binding protein translates to MTDIETHTTNTEDLFQLNGISKRFTKGRESITIFDGLNMTIKKGEFLAIMGPSGSGKTTLLNMLGGVDQPTDGEVWFDGSRIDKLSENGLAKWRAANIGFIFQFYNLMPMLSAARNVELPLLLTNLNKKRRKQSIDAALELVGLKDRAGHKPKEMSGGQQQRVAVARAIVSDPKMLLCDEPTGDLDRTTADEILTMLQELNREYGKTIVMVTHDPEAAKYATKTVHLDKGEFVEKDAA, encoded by the coding sequence ATGACTGACATCGAAACACACACAACAAACACCGAAGACTTGTTTCAGTTAAATGGGATCAGCAAACGATTCACCAAAGGCCGCGAAAGCATCACAATTTTTGACGGGTTAAACATGACCATCAAAAAGGGGGAATTCCTTGCGATCATGGGGCCTTCAGGCTCTGGTAAAACAACCCTCCTTAACATGCTCGGCGGTGTTGACCAACCAACAGACGGCGAGGTCTGGTTCGATGGGTCACGTATCGATAAGCTCTCTGAAAACGGTTTAGCAAAATGGCGGGCCGCCAATATCGGCTTTATTTTCCAGTTTTATAATCTAATGCCGATGCTATCGGCCGCACGAAACGTGGAGCTGCCCTTGCTGCTCACCAACCTTAATAAAAAACGTCGAAAACAAAGCATTGATGCAGCACTAGAGCTTGTTGGCCTTAAGGACCGTGCTGGCCATAAACCAAAAGAAATGTCGGGCGGTCAGCAACAACGTGTCGCTGTTGCGCGCGCAATCGTTTCTGACCCTAAAATGCTCTTATGCGATGAACCAACAGGTGACCTTGACCGGACAACCGCCGACGAAATCCTAACCATGTTGCAGGAACTGAACCGTGAATACGGCAAAACCATTGTTATGGTAACCCACGACCCCGAAGCGGCAAAATACGCAACCAAAACTGTTCATCTCGATAAAGGCGAGTTCGTCGAAAAGGATGCAGCATAA
- a CDS encoding efflux RND transporter periplasmic adaptor subunit has translation MSDKKDLLSQLSIDRDSEETKSNKTPLLLTCLLAGTIAVGGALFYFPDNAAEQPDQTIAKQSATLKPQTSTKAKNDITAPEPTPKAAVIQTNSSDTVLDGSGYITARRMATVSAELTGRITDVLVEEGMRVEEGQVLARLDDALAVVNLKLAKAQASAAQARILSAEANFREAERVLARVSKLQSNDFSSEARLTNSMLNVETSRAELARAKADYEVANLEVSRQQERLNDHTIRAPFGGVVTIKNAQPGEIVAPGSAGGGFTRTGICTIVDMASLEIEVDVNEAFIGRVSDGQKVVANLDAYPDWDIPASVIAIIPTANRDKATVRVRIRIETDDPRILPDMGVKVAFYRT, from the coding sequence ATGTCAGACAAAAAAGATTTATTATCGCAGCTTTCTATCGATCGGGATAGCGAAGAGACAAAAAGCAACAAAACGCCCCTGCTTTTAACGTGTCTGTTGGCGGGTACGATTGCTGTTGGTGGAGCATTGTTTTATTTTCCGGATAACGCAGCCGAGCAACCTGACCAAACCATAGCCAAACAGTCAGCAACGTTGAAACCACAAACATCCACAAAAGCCAAAAATGATATAACAGCGCCTGAACCCACACCAAAAGCTGCCGTTATTCAAACCAATAGTTCCGACACAGTATTAGATGGCTCCGGGTATATTACCGCAAGGCGTATGGCCACCGTTTCAGCGGAATTAACCGGCAGGATAACAGACGTTCTTGTGGAAGAAGGCATGCGCGTTGAGGAAGGGCAGGTTTTGGCGCGTCTTGATGATGCGCTCGCTGTTGTGAACCTCAAGCTTGCCAAGGCGCAGGCAAGCGCCGCACAAGCACGTATCTTAAGCGCCGAAGCCAATTTCCGCGAAGCAGAGCGTGTTCTGGCCCGCGTTTCAAAATTACAATCAAACGATTTTTCAAGCGAAGCCCGGCTGACGAACAGTATGTTGAATGTTGAAACATCAAGGGCGGAACTCGCGCGCGCCAAAGCAGATTATGAGGTTGCCAATCTTGAGGTATCCCGACAGCAGGAACGCCTTAATGACCACACAATCAGAGCGCCCTTTGGCGGGGTCGTAACCATAAAAAACGCGCAGCCCGGTGAAATCGTTGCCCCCGGTTCCGCAGGTGGGGGCTTCACCCGCACCGGAATTTGCACCATTGTGGATATGGCCTCGCTTGAAATAGAGGTTGATGTCAATGAAGCCTTCATTGGCAGAGTTTCAGACGGCCAAAAGGTCGTTGCGAATTTGGACGCCTACCCTGACTGGGATATCCCGGCAAGCGTAATCGCAATCATCCCAACCGCTAACAGGGATAAAGCAACCGTTCGCGTGCGCATCCGGATTGAAACCGATGATCCAAGAATACTACCTGATATGGGCGTTAAGGTCGCTTTTTATAGAACCTGA